From a single Nicotiana tomentosiformis chromosome 2, ASM39032v3, whole genome shotgun sequence genomic region:
- the LOC138904740 gene encoding uncharacterized protein has product MDTSYNSLLGRPWIHTARAVPSTLHQMVKFEHENQEIIIHGEDEQSIYRDPSVSCLEGREGSEHIVYQAFEIMVADQCEEGTPFPQPCLSNASIMVTNKMIKHGYKPGKGLGVSLQGITEPVTLTANEKFFGKGFQGSNADIKWADKRKKNGWVLPQPVPHLAKSFVKPNSNNADLNNMTCLRTSCPDPKMMSNCEIMNQEPEYDEGQHKVTGKREQAIYYLSKMFTRYEAKYTLLERTCCALTWVAQKLRHYLLTYTTYLITRIDPLKYIFQKPMPMGRFAKWQILLTEFDIVYVTRTTMKAQALADHLAENPVNDEYQPLSTYFLDEKVNSVEIIPEHTSAWKMFLDGAVNAKGDGIGAILISPTVQHYPATARLRFFCTNNTAEYEACIMGMNMAVDLDVEELLIMGDSNLIIRQAQGEWETRDIKLIPYKQHVEDLSKWFKSVKFRYIPRFHNELADALATLAAMLSYPGNVHINPLEIQIRERHGYCNAVEIEPDVQPWYHDIKKFLKIKEYPEQASEDQKRTIRRLANSFFLSGEVLYKRTPDLNLLRCVDAKEAEKIMNKVHSRMCGGHMNGYVLAKKILRAGYYWMTMENDCFSFVRRCHQC; this is encoded by the exons ATGGATACTTCATATAACTCTCtcctaggaagaccatggatccataCCGCAAGAGCTGTGCCGTCTACTCTCCATCAaatggtcaagtttgaacatGAAAACCAAGAAATTATCATCCACGGGGAGGATGAACAGTCTATTTATAGGGACCCGTCAGTCTCGTGTCTCGAGGGTAGAGAGGGAAGTGAGCACATTGTCTATCAAGCCTTTGAAATTATGGTTGCTGACCAGTGCGAAGAAGGAACCCCGTTTCCTCAACCCTGCTTATCAAATGCATCAATCATGGTGACCAATAAAATGATCAAACATGGGTACAAGCCCGGTAAAGGGCTCGGGGTATCCTTACAAGGAATCACAGAGCCCGTCACTTTGACTGCCAATGAGAAGTTCTTTGGCAAAGGTTTCCAAGGTAGCAATGCCGACATAAAATGGGCCGATAAGCGTAAGAAAAATGGATGGGTCTTGCCTCAGCCAGTCCCGCATCTCGCCAAGTCATTTGTTAAGCCAAA ttctaataatgcggacttaaataacatgacatgcttgcggacttcatgcccagatcctaaaatgatgtctaactgtgaaataatgaatcaagaaccaGAATATGATGAAG GGCAACATAAAGTGACCGGGAAGAGAGAGCAGGCCATATACTACTTGAGCAAGATGTTTACCCGTTATGAAGCCAAGTATACTTTGTTGGAAAGAACTTGTTGCGCCCTAACTTGGGTCGCCCAGAAGCTCAGACATTATCTTTTgacctacaccacatatctcataaccAGAAtagatcctctgaagtacatatTCCAGAAACCAATGCCTATGGGAAGGTttgcaaaatggcaaatcctgctcactgagttcgacattgtctatgtcactcgcacaaCGATGAAAGCTCAAGCCTTGGCAGATCATCTAGCTGAGAACCCGGTTAATGATGAATACCAACCCCTAAGTACATACTTTCTGGATGAGAAAGTAAACTCAGTTGAAATAATTCCTGAGCACACCAGTGCTTGGAAAATGTTCTTAGATGGAGCTGTAAATGCAAAAGGTGATGGGATTGGTGCAATTTTGATTTCGCCCACTGTTCAGCACTATCCGGCCACAGCCCggcttcggttcttctgtacGAACAACACTGCCGAGTATGAAGCGTGCATTATGGGCATGAACATGGCAGTTGATCTGGATGTGGAAGAATTATTGATCATGGGAGATTCTAATTTGATCATTCGGCAAGCCCAGGGTGAGTGGgaaactcgagacatcaagcttatccCATACAAGCAGCATGTGGAAGATCTTAGCAAATGGTTCAAGTCCGTTAAATTCAGGTATATTCCTCGATTCCATAATGAGCTAGCTGATGCACTAGCTACCTTGGCTGCAATGCTGTCGTATCCGGGCAATGTCCATATTAACCCATTGGAGATCCAAATTCGAGAAAGACATGGTTATTGCAATGCAGTTGAAATAGAACCAGATGTTCAACCATGGTaccatgatatcaaaaagttcttAAAAATAAAGGAATACCCCGAGCAAGCCAGCGAAGACCAAAAGAGAACCATCAGAAGGCTTGCCAACAGTTTCTTCCTAAGCGGAGAAGTTTTGTACAAAAGAACTCCAGATCTGAATCTTTTAAGGTGTGTAgatgccaaagaagctgaaaAGATCATGAACAAAGTGCATTCAAGAATGTGTGGGGGCCACATGAACGGATATGTCCTCGCAAAGAAAATCctgcgggcagggtattactggatgaccatggaaaatgattgcttcagttttgtccgAAGGTGTCATCAGTGTTAG
- the LOC138904739 gene encoding uncharacterized protein, producing MDRLAAEKDSVRAQLSSAESQLQGLKENSSAQEKKIGELEAQLASELARAKTEAEKAKAEAEAIVAVYRADAEAAQAQAREDTEIAQTQAYWIAELAKYQSRRETLEEIHARGFDLTNEIVKAREHEAKAGALATSDDDDDGIKSGSENGEHLDGEESAPGGDHEP from the coding sequence atggaccgccttgctgcagaaaaagatTCTGTTcgggcccaattgtcatcggctgAAAGTCAGCTTCAAGGACTGAAGGAGAATAGTTCAGCTCAGGAAAAGAAGATAGGAGAGCTCGAGGCTcagttggcttccgaacttgcaagGGCCAAAACTGAAGCCGAAAAAGCAAAGGCCGAGGCTGAGgcgatcgtggccgtctaccgggctgatgctgaagctgctcaagcCCAAGCGAGAGAGGATACTGAGATCGCTCAAACTCAAgcatattggattgctgaactcgccaaataccaatctcggagggaaaccctcgaggagatccacgctcgaggtttcgatcttaccaatGAGATAgtaaaggctagagagcatgaagccaAAGCTGGAGCGCTGGccacttccgatgatgatgatgatggcatcaagagcgggtccgagaatggggagcacctcgatggagaagaatcTGCCCCCGGAGGAGATCATgaaccttag